In one window of Acanthopagrus latus isolate v.2019 chromosome 15, fAcaLat1.1, whole genome shotgun sequence DNA:
- the LOC119034127 gene encoding D(1)-like dopamine receptor produces MENYTTWSNLTQVLSELDGTSGEEEEDEEEEEDGGSGGSGGLRVLVGCVLFLLIVSTLLGNTLVCAAVIRFRHLRSKVTNFFVISLAVSDLFVAVLVMPWEAITEVTGTWLFGRFCGVWIAFDIMCSTASILNLCIISVDRYWAIASPFKYERKMTHRVAFVMIGVAWTLSILISFIPVQLNWHQAEEEQEEEVMEEVVALNFTNSSNLNTNTSTNTSTNASTGTDARSCVANLNKTYAISSSFISFYIPVVIMIATYTRIYRIAQTQIRRIASLERAAEQAQNQGHGVNRNQHQQHRSNDETSLKSSFKKETKVLKTLSIIMGVFVFCWLPFFVLNCTVPFCDPPCVSDTTFTVFVWFGWANSSLNPVIYAFNAEFRRAFATILGCNQICSNNTVEAVNFSDELVSYHHDTTLHKEALVPAQPQQHPRSINVGSDRLEDMSAQFDEESIISNGSQSNNKLLLLPATVQLEDDPELSLETITPFTSAARLERDALIPGQVHQDG; encoded by the coding sequence ATGGAAAACTACACGACCTGGAGTAATTTAACTCAAGTTCTGTCGGAGCTGGACGGGACGagcggcgaggaggaggaggacgaggaggaggaggaggacggcgGCTCCGGAGGCAGCGGCGGGCTGCGCGTCCTCGTCGGCTGCGTCCTCTTCCTGCTCATCGTGTCCACGCTGCTCGGGAACACGCTGGTGTGCGCGGCGGTCATCAGGTTCCGCCACCTGCGGTCCAAAGTCACCAACTTCTTCGTCATCTCTCTGGCCGTGTCCGACCTGTTCGTGGCGGTGCTGGTGATGCCCTGGGAGGCCATCACCGAGGTGACAGGCACGTGGCTGTTCGGGCGGTTCTGCGGGGTCTGGATCGCCTTCGACATCATGTGCTCCACGGCCTCCATCTTGAACCTGTGCATCATCAGCGTGGACCGGTACTGGGCCATCGCCAGCCCGTTCAAGTATGAGCGGAAGATGACTCACCGGGTGGCGTTTGTCATGATCGGGGTGGCGTGGACGCTTTCCATCCTGATCTCCTTCATCCCGGTGCAGCTCAACTGGCACCAGgccgaggaggagcaggaagaggaggtgatggaggaggtggtggcgCTGAACTTCACCAACAGCAGCAACCTCAACACCAACACCAGCACCAACACCAGCACCAACGCCAGCACCGGCACCGACGCCAGGAGCTGTGTCGCCAACCTGAACAAGACCTAcgccatctcctcctccttcatcagcTTCTACATCCCCGTGGTGATCATGATCGCCACCTACACCCGGATCTACAGGATCGCTCAGACGCAGATCCGCCGGATCGCGTCCTTGGAGAGGGCGGCGGAGCAGGCGCAGAATCAGGGCCACGGTGTGAACCGgaaccagcaccagcagcacagaTCCAACGATGAAACCTCGTTGAAGTCGTCGTTTAAGAAGGAGACCAAAGTCCTGAAGACCCTCTCCATCATCATGGGCGTGTTCGTCTTCTGCTGGCTGCCGTTCTTCGTCCTCAACTGCACGGTGCCGTTCTGCGACCCGCCGTGTGTCAGCGACACCACCTTCACCGTCTTCGTCTGGTTCGGCTGGGCCAACTCCTCCCTCAACCCGGTCATTTACGCCTTCAACGCAGAATTCCGACGGGCCTTCGCCACCATTCTGGGTTGCAACCAAATCTGCTCAAACAACACGGTGGAAGCTGTGAACTTCAGCGACGAGCTCGTCTCTTACCACCACGACACGACGCTCCACAAGGAGGCGCTGGTCCCGGCGCAGCCGCAGCAACACCCTCGCTCCATCAACGTCGGGTCCGACCGCCTGGAGGACATGAGCGCTCAGTTTGACGAGGAGTCCATCATCTCCAACGGCTCccagagcaacaacaaactgctgctgcttcctgccaCCGTCCAGCTCGAGGACGACCCGGAACTCTCCCTGGAAACAATCACGCCGTTCACCTCAGCGGCGCGGCTCGAGAGGGACGCTCTAATACCAGGACAGGTCCACCAGGACGGGTAG